The nucleotide sequence CGCGGAGCTGGCCATCAACATGTTCCTGATGACGGTGGCCATGTACTACTTCTTCCTCGACGGCCGCCGGCTGGTCGCGGAGGTGACGCGGCTGATTCCGTTGGACCGCCGCTACTTCGAGGCCTTCTCGCGCGAGTTCACCGACGTCGCGTACGCCATCGTCTACGGCAACACCGTCACGGCGCTCATCCAGGGCGCGGTGGGCTTCGTGGGGTTGCTCATCGCCGGGGTGCCGCACGCCGGGGTGTGGGGCGCGGCCATGGTGCTGGTGGCGCTGGTGCCCGTGGGGGGTACGGCGCTGGTGTGGGGCCCCATCGGCGTGGTGTTCATCGCCATGGGCAAGGTGAGCGAGGGCGTCTTCCTGCTCGCGTGGGGCACCTTCCTGGTGGGGACCATCGACAACGTCATCCGTCCCCGGCTGTGCGGCTCGCGCATGGCGCTGCACCCGCTGCTCGTCTTCCTGTCCATGTTCGGCGGGCTGGCGGTGTTCGGGATGATGGGGTTGCTGGTGGGGCCGCTCATCGCGTCCATCTTCATGGCGATGGTGCGCATCTACCGTCGCGACTTCCTGGGCATCGGCCGCGCGGCCTACGTGGCGGAGTCCACCGAATCAGCGCGGGAGGCCACCGACGAGGAAGGGAGCGAGCCTGAGTCGGAGGGGCGGCCCGTGTCCGCTCCCTCGGTGGTGGGAGCCCCGGCGCACCTCAACGCCTGAGAGCGGACCGCCGGGCAAGCCTGGACATCGCGTGCGGGCTGGGTGAACCTTCCAGTCCCGAATGATGAACTCCCAACACGCGATGGTTCGCTGGGGCCTGGTGCTCTTCACGGCGGTGACGCTGGCCTCCCCGGGAGCGCTGGCGCAGGTCGTCAAGAAGAAGCGCGCGGTGCCCGCCCAGGTGGTGGCGCCCAAGGCGAAGGCGAAGCCGAAGACGGCCAAGGCGCGGGAGGCGAAGTCCAAGAAGTCGGCCACGCCCAAGGAGGCCCCCAAGCAGCTCGTCGTGTTGACGGTGGAGGGAGATCGCGGCGGGAAGGTCCGGGCACAGCTCGAATCGGCGCTGCGCCGCGCGAAGCCGGTGAAGGTGGCGTCGCTGAAGCAGTACGCCACCCTCGGCAAGAAGGAAGGCCTGAAGGGCAACACGCTGTTCACCGACGCGCCCCTGGCCCGGGTGGCGCCGAAGATGAAGCTGGACGCGGCCGTCACGGGCACCGTGAGCGGCTCGAGCCTGACGGTGCGCGTGCTGGACGCGAGCGGCGCCGTGCTGGGTGATCAGGACGTGAAGCTGACGCGGGGCAGGCTCGCGCCCGCGGACGTGAAGCTGGCCGTGGCCGCGGTGGTCGATGCGCTGAGTGGTGCGACGCGTCCTTTCGAGGCGCCCGTCACCCCGTCCGAGCCGCTCGCTCCCGTCGAGCCCGTGACGCCTCCGACGCCCGTCGCCGAGGCGCCCCGGACGCCGACGCCTCCGCCCGAGAAGCCGCTGGAGACGCCGAAGCCGCTGGAGCCCGTGGCGGAGCGTCCCGTGGAGAGCCCGAAGCCGCTGGAGCCCGAGAGCCCGAAGCCCGCTCCGAAGGCGCCCGAGATGGTGGCCATCGGTCCCCAGCCGAAGGACGGACCTCCGCCGATGGACGAGGAGCCCGAGTCGCACACGACGACGGCCCCGTTCCTGGAGGTGGAGTTGGACACCGGCTCGGGTGGCACCGTGGGCGAGGAGCCGCCGCGTCCGCCGCTGGCCCGGCTCACGCTGGGTGGCACGACGACGTGGCGGAAGTACTGCACGCGTCCAGGCGTGAAGTCCTGCGGTGAGTTCGACCGCAAGCCCGAGGAGGAGCAGATCGGAGATCGCTCCGACTACGAGTCTTCCGTTCCGTACCTGGGCATCTCCGCGGAGCTGGAGCTGTTGCCCTTCGCGCGCCGGCCCTCCGCGTTGCGCGGACTGGGCGCGGTGCTGGGCTACCGGCGCGGGTACGCGTCCACCAACGTGACGCTGTTCAACGACGTGGGCCAGTCCGCCACGCGTGAGGTGGTGGCCACCGACTCGGTGCTCACGGCGCAGGCGATGTACCGCTACTTCTTCGGCTTCGGCTCGTCGCGCCAGCTCCTGGGCTACGCCGGGGTGAAGGCGGGCCTGCTCACGCGCGCGTTCGACGTGGAGGAGGACCCGGAGAGCCCGCTGTCCAGCACGCACCGCCTGTACCCGGCGGTGGGCCTGGAGGTCTCCGTGCCGCTGCTTCGCCAGGTGCGACTGGAGGCCGCGGGGCAGCTCTTCATCAGCCCGAAGCCCGGCCAGGGTTTCGATGACGAGGGCGGCGCGCTGGACCTGGAAGTGAGTGACTACGGTACCTCCGTGTCGACGTTCGGCTGGGAGGCGGAGCTGGGCGTCGCCGGCGAGCTGTGGGGCCCGTTCGGCTACCAGGTGCGCTTCAAGCTGTCGCACTACAAGGACACCTTCAGTGGCCCGGGCGCGCGCATCGGCTGGGACAACGGAGGCGTGGCCGAGGACACGTACTCCAGCATCCACTGGGGCCTCACGGCGTCGTACTGACGCGCGGGTGGTTCAGCGGCGCGAGGGTGGAAGTGCTCGCGCCGCGGCCCACACGGGGCGGATGGCGACGGACACCGCCGTCACCACCTCCGAGAGTTGCTCCGGGCGCCCCTCGGGCTCACTGGCCCGATATCGCGCCCACTTCTCCAGGCTCCACGGGCTCTGGCCGAGCTCTCCGGAGACCAGTCGCTCCATCACGTCCAGCGAGTCTCCGCGCGAGTCGAACGCGAGCCGCAGCGCCGCGGGCAACAGCGCGGACTCCAGCGGCGCGTGGCGCGTGAGCAGGTACACGTCGAACAGGTCCTTGGGTCGGAAGCGTCCCTTGCCCCGCTCGAAGAGGCTGTGGAGCTTCCACGCGAGCAACGTCTCGGGGCGACACGCGAGCACGCGCGCGGTGGTGTCGTCGTCCGTCGCGTAGTCGAACCAGGCGGGCGGCGGATTCATCGGGTCGCCGAAGCCGGTGTCGATGCGCAGCAGGTGTGGGGACTCCTCGCCGGGCAGACAGGTCTCCACGTGGATGCGAACGCCGGGGAACGGGGTCTCCGCCCAGATGACCTCCGAGCGCAGGGCGCCGAAGACGAAGCCATCTCCGACGTCCACGCCCAGCACGTCCACGAACCGGTCCACCGTGTCGCCCTCGTGGAATGGGAAGGCCGCGAGGAAGTCCAGGTCCTCCACCGGGCGAGGGACGGGGCCGCTCCACAGCCGCATCATCAGCCCGCCCCGCAGGATGAAGTGAGGGGCCTGCGATGTGCGCGCGAGCCGACGGAGCGCGGCGGCGCTGGCGCGGAGCGGGAAGGGCAGGGGGCTCATGACGAGGTCTCCAGCCAGCCCCGGTCCAGCGCGTGGTTGGAGTCGTAGACGGTGTACTCGCGCAGCCGCTGCGTCAGCGGCAGGCCCAGTCCCGCGAGGTCCTCGAGGAGCGAGTCGAAGCGCGCGTCCGCCTTCACCTTGCCCAGGCCGTGGACGCGGAGCGTGACGAAGCGCTCGGAGGCGCCGTCCTCGCGCACCTTGCGCGCGTTGCGGGACAGGTGGGCACCGTGGCTCGCGCAGCGGGCCTGCAGGGCATCGAGGTCCGCGCCGTGCGCGGGGAGCAGGACCTTCACGTGGAACTCGAAGTAGTTGGACGGCTGGGCGAGCGCCGCGGCGTCGTCCTCCGGCATGTCGCGGTTCTTGCCCAGGGCCTCCAGCTTCATGCGCGTCACGTCGAAGCCGTCGCTGGCGAGCGCGCGCGCCATGTCCCTGACCTCCTCCATCGCATGGCGGAGCGTGCCGTGGTGGTACGAGGCCGTCATCGGCTGGAACGGCTCGGCGCCTCGGCCCAGCTCGATGAAGATGCACTTCACGGAAGCCGCGTCGCAGAACGCGCGGAAGCGCAGCAGGTCCTCCTCCGAACGGGCGGAGACGGTGAGGTGGGCCTCGTAGGCGCCACCCGGGGACGCGGGGCGCAGCAGGTCGGCCAGCTCCAGGTAGGGCCGGTGGCGCATGTTGAGGAAGAACTTGTTGCGCTCCATCTCCGCGAGCGTGCGTTGGTAGCCATCCGGCAGCCACGCGTTGTCCCAGCCGAAGCCGCCGCTTCCTCGGGGCTCGGTGAGCAGCGTGCCCTCAATGGCGTCCTCGAAGACGCGGACGCGGTCCGGAAGCCCGTCCTCGCTGAAGGCCACGGCCACGCGCGTGCGCCCACGACGGCCACCGTGCTCGGAGAGGAAGTCCTGCATGCCCCGTTCGAGCAGCTCCTTCTTGAATCGCGCGCCGGTGAAGCAGGTGCCCTCATCCAGCTCCAGGGCGGTGGTCTCCACGAAGCACGGCGCGCCGAGCACCGCGTACGCCGCCAGCACCTTGCGCTTCGCGATGCTCGCGAGGTCCAGCGGGCTCGGGCCCTGGAGTTCCGCATCGGCGAAGCCGGGCAGGGCGAGCTTCCTGGGCGAGACGTCGAGTCCCGCCAGGAGTCGGCCGACCTCGTCGGCCTTGTAGTGGTTCCCGGTGACGAAGATGGCCCGGCTCATGGAAGCACTTCCCGCGCAGAGGGCGCCGACGGGCGCCAGTTCCAGTGGGCGGGGCACCCGGTGTTCTCGGGCAGGAGGCTCCCGTCCACCTTGTCGCGACGGACATACTTGGTCAGCAGCTCCACCCTGACACCCCTGCCGACCTGGCGCTCCAGGCGCCACACCGCGCCCTCCACGGGGTCCTCCGCCCCATGGAAGCCACCCGCCGAGAGGCGCTCCATGGCCGGGTCGATGCCGAGCGGGCCGCCCTCGTGGACGAGCCCCGGCGTGACGAAGCCGCCCGCGCGGACCCGGGTGGTGAGCTGCTCCCAGGGCAGGCGCTGTCCCTGGTGCATCAGGTCGAACACGACGAACGGCTCGTGCGACAGCGTGTAGCGGGTGCCATGGGCGAGCGCGAGCCACTCGCCGACCAGCCACTCGCCGGGCTGGAGCACGGCCTTGAAGCGCTCGGCATGGAGGGTGACCCACTCCGCCCACATCCGCCGGGCCTCGTTGGGGGATCGCGCCGCGAGGCGACCCTCGCGACCGAGCGCGACGACTTCATCCCCGACCCTCGCGGCGGCGACACACGAGCCGTCCAACTTCTCCAGGACGATGACGCGGTCGTTCTCGTCGCGAAGCCGCTCGGTGCAGACGCGGGCCAGCGCGGTGCTCAGGTGGTGGTCCGCTGGCCCCGTGCGCGAGCCGGGCAGGTGGGGAATCGAGCCGTAGGCCTTGCGACCCAGCGGGCGGAGTGAATCGTCGGGCGGTGTCACCACCCCGGAATCATGCCCTGCTCCGGTGCGCCGTGTCGGGTGCTCACTGCACGCGCCACACGGTGGGGCGGGGGCGCTCGGCCTTCTTCTCACGAGGCGTGCGCGGCAGGGGCGCGGAGGCCCACTCCGGGACGAGCTCGTCCATGAAGAACAGGTCCTCGCCCAGGCCGTCGACGCGCACCTGGATGAGCGGGTCCGCGGGGTACTGGGCCACGGGGTCGTCGTACACGAGCGCCACGACGACGCCGGTGTGGCCCAGGAAGCCGGCGCTGATGGTGCCGTCGGACGAGTGGGAGACGACCTTCACGCGCTCGCCAATCCTCACCGGCGCGCCGTCCACGTTCGTGCTCACGATGAGAGAGGGGTCGTTCATGGGGCGTAGGAGCGAGGCTTGAGGGTGCGTGAAAGGACGAGGGTCACCACACAGATGAACCCCCAGGCGAACAGGTGGTAGCCCGCGACGTGGCGCCAGTCCTGCTCACAGGCCAGCTCGCCGACGAAGGCGCCCGTCGTGCCGACGGACAACCCCGCGCACAAGGCCCGCAGCGGCTGGAACGCGGCCCCGCGCAACACCACCACGGCCATCACCAGGGGGATGATGCCCACGGCCAGGTGGCTCGCGGTGCACACCCAGCCGGGCAGCGACGGAGGCGTCGTCGGAGAACCCCGCGCGAGTACGAGCGTCGCCGCGCAGGCCATCGCCAGGCCCACTGCGCCCCGACGCAAGTCCCGTCCGCGTGGAGACAGCGCGCCCCAGGCACACACGCCGCTCGTCACGAGGAGCAGGAGCAGCAGCGGAGCACGCGTCCACAGGGCCGCCGCGCTGACCGCGCCCACCGCGAGCATCACCCCGGCGGCCAGCAGCGCGAGGCCCCCGGAGGAGGCCATCACCCACGTGGCCAGGGTGCGCCAGCTCCGCACGGGCTTGCGCAGCGCCAGCTCGCTCCGGGCGCTCGCGAGGGCACGCTCCAGGGCCGCGGTGTCAGGCGGGCGGGGCTCCTCCTGGAGCAGGGCGTCGATGTCCATGGGCGTCTTCATCGAGCCTCTCCCAGCCCTCCGAGAAGCTCCCGGAGCTTCTCGTATCCCCGATGCGCCCGCAGTCGCGCGGCGCCCGCGCTGATTCCCCGAAGCGCGGCGATCTCCTCGAACGACCAACCCTCCACCTTGCTCAGCACCACCGCCTCGCGGTGGTCGGCAGGAAGCTGTTGTAACGCGTCCAGCAGGTGCCGGCGCAGGGAAGGGTCCCCGGACGGTGGGGGCGCGGATGTAGGGGCGCCTGTGCCCTCTCCGGAGGAGTAGGCGTCCACGTGCTGGCGGTGGCGCAGTGCATCGCGCGCGGCGTTGGCGGCGATGGTCATCAACCAGGGGGAGAAGCGGGTGCCGCGCTCATAGCGGCCCCGGGCTCGGACGACGGACAGGAAGGTGGTCTGCAAGAGGTCCTCGGCGAGCGAGCCATCGCGCACCATCCGCGTCAGGAAGCCCTGCACCCGCCCCGAGTGACGGGCGAAGAGGGCCTCGAAGGCGTCTTGTGCACCAGCGCAGAACCGTTCCATGAGCTCTTCGTCCGAGGGACTCCCCATCACCCGGCTCATGGACGGCCCACCCTGAAATGTGTTTCCGGAGTCCCCCAGGCCCCTCGGGAGCTCCGTGTCGGGCACCTGATGACGGGATGCCCGACGAGGCGGCGCTCCAGCCGGCCAGGGCCTACCCGGGCATCAGCACCAGGCGGGCAATCTCGGGCGGGGCCCCCACGCGCATCGGCGGGCCGACGAAGCCGCAGCCTCGGCTGACGTAGATCTGCGAGTCGCCCGTGCGGCTGAGGCCCGCGTTGCGCTCGCGCCAGATGAGGTCTCCCACCACGTTGCCCGGGAACATCTGGCCGCCGTGGGTGTGGCCGGAGACCTGGAGCCCCACGCCGCGCCGGGCGACCTCGTCGAAGTTGGAGGGCTGGTGCGCCAGCAGGACGGAGGCCTGGTCCAGGCTCACCTCGCGCAGCGCCGCGTCCAAATCGTACCCGGGCAGACCCATCCGGTCCGCGCTCCAGTCGTCCACGCCCGCGAGCATGAACGATGCGCTCGCGTCGCCGATGGACACGGCGCGATTGCGCAACACGTTGATGCCCAGACGCTCCAGGTAGGCGACCCATGACGATGCGCCCGAATAGTAGTCATGGTTTCCGGTGACGAAGTACACCCCATGTCGCGCGCGCAGGGCGCCGAAGCCGGCCACGTAGGCCCCCAGGTCCGCCACGGTGCCGTCAACAAGGTCCCCGGTGATGGCGATGACGTCCGGCTTCAGGGCGTTGGTGCGCGCCACCAGCTCGTCCACGAAGTGGCGCTGGAGCACGTCCCCCACGTGGATGTCGGTGAGCTGCACCAGGGTGAACCCATCCAGCGCCCGAGGCAGCCGGGGCAGGCGCACCGGGGTGTCGCGCACGTCGGGCGGATGGAAGGCCCGCCACGCGCCGAACGACGTCGTCGTCACGCCCGCCAGTCCCGCGCCCACGGCCAGGCCACCGGTGATGATGGCGCGGCGCTCGGGAGAGGGCGGCCCCGAGGGCGCTTCCGCGGGCGGTGAGGCCCGACGCGCGAGCCTGCGCCTGCCGCGCTCGAGCAGCTCCGCCCCCAGCGTGAAGAAGAGCAGGTACATCACCAGCCCCATCCACGCGAGCAGGC is from Myxococcus fulvus and encodes:
- a CDS encoding RNA ligase family protein, whose protein sequence is MTPPDDSLRPLGRKAYGSIPHLPGSRTGPADHHLSTALARVCTERLRDENDRVIVLEKLDGSCVAAARVGDEVVALGREGRLAARSPNEARRMWAEWVTLHAERFKAVLQPGEWLVGEWLALAHGTRYTLSHEPFVVFDLMHQGQRLPWEQLTTRVRAGGFVTPGLVHEGGPLGIDPAMERLSAGGFHGAEDPVEGAVWRLERQVGRGVRVELLTKYVRRDKVDGSLLPENTGCPAHWNWRPSAPSAREVLP
- a CDS encoding nucleotidyl transferase AbiEii/AbiGii toxin family protein; translation: MSPLPFPLRASAAALRRLARTSQAPHFILRGGLMMRLWSGPVPRPVEDLDFLAAFPFHEGDTVDRFVDVLGVDVGDGFVFGALRSEVIWAETPFPGVRIHVETCLPGEESPHLLRIDTGFGDPMNPPPAWFDYATDDDTTARVLACRPETLLAWKLHSLFERGKGRFRPKDLFDVYLLTRHAPLESALLPAALRLAFDSRGDSLDVMERLVSGELGQSPWSLEKWARYRASEPEGRPEQLSEVVTAVSVAIRPVWAAARALPPSRR
- a CDS encoding metallophosphoesterase, giving the protein MPRWLSLLLFFVPVLALMASAHVYLYRRLVRDLTRRQGLRRAAQVLFTLGFLGAVGFRFLGSLFPSDVTRAVGIGLLAWMGLVMYLLFFTLGAELLERGRRRLARRASPPAEAPSGPPSPERRAIITGGLAVGAGLAGVTTTSFGAWRAFHPPDVRDTPVRLPRLPRALDGFTLVQLTDIHVGDVLQRHFVDELVARTNALKPDVIAITGDLVDGTVADLGAYVAGFGALRARHGVYFVTGNHDYYSGASSWVAYLERLGINVLRNRAVSIGDASASFMLAGVDDWSADRMGLPGYDLDAALREVSLDQASVLLAHQPSNFDEVARRGVGLQVSGHTHGGQMFPGNVVGDLIWRERNAGLSRTGDSQIYVSRGCGFVGPPMRVGAPPEIARLVLMPG
- a CDS encoding Carotenogenesis protein CarS, with the translated sequence MNDPSLIVSTNVDGAPVRIGERVKVVSHSSDGTISAGFLGHTGVVVALVYDDPVAQYPADPLIQVRVDGLGEDLFFMDELVPEWASAPLPRTPREKKAERPRPTVWRVQ
- a CDS encoding DUF1109 domain-containing protein, giving the protein MKTPMDIDALLQEEPRPPDTAALERALASARSELALRKPVRSWRTLATWVMASSGGLALLAAGVMLAVGAVSAAALWTRAPLLLLLLVTSGVCAWGALSPRGRDLRRGAVGLAMACAATLVLARGSPTTPPSLPGWVCTASHLAVGIIPLVMAVVVLRGAAFQPLRALCAGLSVGTTGAFVGELACEQDWRHVAGYHLFAWGFICVVTLVLSRTLKPRSYAP
- a CDS encoding AI-2E family transporter — encoded protein: MADSRRWSNYVFAALFALALILFSRILLPFLMPVLLGGFLVVLFMPVQDYLCQKLRGRKPLCAGLSTLTVFLLILAPLALVGWMVAREVFQFVGQAQDLLERVDLRHQFASSLPRGLSRYVRFDLESAQTERSLMAAVTGGAALLKDLVGAGAELAINMFLMTVAMYYFFLDGRRLVAEVTRLIPLDRRYFEAFSREFTDVAYAIVYGNTVTALIQGAVGFVGLLIAGVPHAGVWGAAMVLVALVPVGGTALVWGPIGVVFIAMGKVSEGVFLLAWGTFLVGTIDNVIRPRLCGSRMALHPLLVFLSMFGGLAVFGMMGLLVGPLIASIFMAMVRIYRRDFLGIGRAAYVAESTESAREATDEEGSEPESEGRPVSAPSVVGAPAHLNA
- a CDS encoding RNA polymerase sigma factor; protein product: MGSPSDEELMERFCAGAQDAFEALFARHSGRVQGFLTRMVRDGSLAEDLLQTTFLSVVRARGRYERGTRFSPWLMTIAANAARDALRHRQHVDAYSSGEGTGAPTSAPPPSGDPSLRRHLLDALQQLPADHREAVVLSKVEGWSFEEIAALRGISAGAARLRAHRGYEKLRELLGGLGEAR
- a CDS encoding non-canonical purine NTP pyrophosphatase, which produces MSRAIFVTGNHYKADEVGRLLAGLDVSPRKLALPGFADAELQGPSPLDLASIAKRKVLAAYAVLGAPCFVETTALELDEGTCFTGARFKKELLERGMQDFLSEHGGRRGRTRVAVAFSEDGLPDRVRVFEDAIEGTLLTEPRGSGGFGWDNAWLPDGYQRTLAEMERNKFFLNMRHRPYLELADLLRPASPGGAYEAHLTVSARSEEDLLRFRAFCDAASVKCIFIELGRGAEPFQPMTASYHHGTLRHAMEEVRDMARALASDGFDVTRMKLEALGKNRDMPEDDAAALAQPSNYFEFHVKVLLPAHGADLDALQARCASHGAHLSRNARKVREDGASERFVTLRVHGLGKVKADARFDSLLEDLAGLGLPLTQRLREYTVYDSNHALDRGWLETSS